CGCGGTACCGCCGCTGCTGGTGCCCGAGACGCTGCCGGTGCAGCCGCTGCTGGAGCGGCTGCGCAGCGAACAGCCGATCGCGGTGGTCGTCGACGAGTACGGCGGCACGGCCGGTGTGGTCACCCTGGAGGACATCATCGAGGAGCTGGTCGGCGAGGTCCGCGACGAGCACGACGGGGTGGACCTGCCCGAGCTCGGCCAGGCCCCGCCCGAGGAGGGCCGCCCCGCCTGGGACGCCGACGGCGGCTGCCGGGTGGACACCCTGCGGCGGATCGGCCTGGACGCCCCCGAAGGACCGTACGAGACGGTGGCAGGACTGGTGGCACACATACTCGGCCGGATCCCGGCCCCCGGCGACATCGCGGAACTCGACGGCTGGCGGCTGCGGGTGCGGCTGGTGTCGCACCACCGCGCCGAGCGGATAAGGATCGTCCGGACCGCGACCGTCACGGTGCCCGCCGCCCCCGAGGCGCACCGTGAGCCCGTCGTGGTCGGCGCGGAGGTGGCCCGGTGACGCTGGTCCAGCTCCTCTTCGCGGTGCTGCTCGTGCTCGCCAACGGCTTCTTCGTCGGCGCCGAGTTCGCCCTGGTCTCCGTACGCCGCAGCCAGATCGAACCGCTGGCGACCGAGGGCTCCACCCGGGCCCGGCAGGTGCTGCACGGCCTGGAGAACCTCCCGCAGATGATGGCCGCCGCGCAGTTCGGCATCACCGTCTGCTCACTGACGCTCGGTGCGGTCGCCGAACCGACCGTCGCCCACCTCCTGGAACCGCTCTTCGAGGCGGTCCACCTGCCCGCCGCCCTGGTCCACCCGCTCGGCTATGTCATCGCCCTGGCGCTGGTGGTCTTCCTCCATCTCGTCATCGGCGAGATGGTCCCCAAGAACCTGGCGATGGCGGCGCCGGAGAAGACCGCCCTGTGGTTCAGCCCCGGTCTGGTCGCCTTCGCGCGGCTGTGCCGCCCGGTCACCGCGCTGCTCGGGGCCTGCGCCCGCGGAGTGCTGCGGCTCTTCCGGGTGGAGCCGAAGGACGAGGTCGAGGCGGTCTTCACCAGCGAGCAGCTGACCCACCTCGTCGAGGACGCCGGGCAGGCGGGCCTGCTGGAGCCGGCCGAACAGGAACAGCTCTCCGACGTCCTGGAACTGGGCAGCCGCCCCGTCACGGACGTCCTCCTCGACCGGGCGGGACTGGTCACCGTCGAACCGACCGTGACGCCCCGCCAGGTGGAGGAGCTGACCGTACGGACCGGCTACTCCCGGTTCCCGGTGTGCGCCCCCGGCGGCGCGTACATGGGCTATCTCCACGTCAAGGACGTCCTTGACCTGGAGGAACGGGACCGTGCGGTGCCCCAGCGCATCTGGCACCCGATGACCACGCTCCGCGCCGAGCTGCCCCTGGACGACGCGCTGACGGCGATGCGCCGGGCCGCCTCCCATCTGGCGGCGGTCGCCGACGCGACCGGCCGGGTGCTCGGCCTGGTCGCCCTGGAGGACGTCCTGGAGATGCTCGTCGGCGAGGTCCGCGACCCGGCCCACCGCCGGGCTCCGGCGGCCCGCAGCCGCAGGGCCGCGGAAGACCGGGTCGGCGAGCCCCGCGAGGAGGCCCCGCTGCCGGCGGAGGACCGGGCGCTCGCGGGCTGAGGCGAGGGCGGGCCGAGGTGCCGCGCCGACGGCCGGCCCGGTTCGCCGCCCTCAGAACTCCGGCCGCCCCTGCTGATCCGGGCCGCGGCCGGAGAAGACCTCGCCGTAGGCCTGCATCAGATCGGGCAGCCGGAGGGTGGCGAGGTCGTCGCGGGTGGGGGTGCCGCGCCAGGTGGAGAGCCGCAGATCGCGGTAGGCGCAGCTCTTCTCGTAGAGGGTGCGCAGAAAGCGGCCGTTGCCCAGCTCGTCGATCCAGCCCTGCTCGACGACATGGCCGCTGATGCTGCACAGCTCGTCGCGGGCTTCCTCGTCCCAGCGGTCGCCGTTCTCCGCGGCCAGCACCTCACCGATGGCGGTCAGCTCCAGCGGCCGGTAGCTGGGGAAGTCGACGCGGCTGGTGAAGCGGGACGACAGCCCCGGGTTGGCGGCCAGCAGCCGGTCCATGCCCTCCGGGTAGCCCGCCAGGATGACGACGAGCCGGTCGCGGTTGTCCTCGGCGCGCTTGAGCAGCACCTGCAGCGCCTCGTCGCCGTAGGCGTCGCCCTTGCTGTAGCCGGAGTTGGACAGGCTGTACGCCTCGTCGACGAACAGCACCCCGCCCAGTGCCGAATCGATCAGCTCATTGGCCTTGACGGCGGTCTGGCCGAGGAACTCGCCGACCAGGTCGGACCGCTGGGCCTCCACGAGGTGGTCGCCGCCGAGGAGCCCCAGGGCGTAGAACACCCGCCCCAATATGCGGGCCACGGTGGTCTTGCCGGTCCCGGAGGGCCCGGAGAAGACGAAGTGCCGTTTCGGCGGCTGCACCGGCAGCCCCTGGCCCGCCCGCAGTCGCGCCATCCGCAGCTGGGCCGACAGCGCCCGCACCTGCCGCTTGACCGGCTCCATGCCGACCATCCGCTCCAGCTCCGCCAGCGCCTTCTCCAGCAGCACCGGATCAGCGGGCCCGGCGGGCAGCCGCTCGGCGCCGCGCGGCACCGGTGCCGTCGCCTTGACCCGGGCCGCCGCGTCGCCCGCGGCGGGCGCGCCGCCCACCTCGCCGTCCGGCCCGTCCGCCTCGCCGGTCACCAGCAGCTCACGGCCGTCGGCCGGATCGAGCGGGGCCGGCGGATCCGGATCGCCGCCGGCCTCCTGGCCGAGGCCGGCGGCGGAGACCGTCGCGAGATCGGAGCCCTCGTCCAGGCCGTCCCCCTCCGCGATGGCGGCGAGCCGCGCCGCGGTGTCCATGAACGCCGGGTCGACGCGGTGCACGGCACGGTAGAGGGGGAGTGCCGCGGCGCTGCGGCCGGTGCCCTCGTGGGCGCGGGCGAGCCAGTAGCGCAGCTCCTTGCGCTGCGGCTGCTCGCTGCGGCAGCGCATCAGCGCGGCGGCCAGCAGCGGCTCGGCCTGCCCGTACATCTCCAGCCGCACCCGCGCCATGCCGCCGAACAGCCCCGCCTCGATGCCCAGCACCGGATCGCTGAGCAGCGGCTCGGTGTGCCGTACGAGCTGGTCCCAGTCCTTGACGAGATAGGCGCGGCAGGCGTGCAGAAAGCGCACCTGGGGGTCGGTGTCGACCGGCGGGCAGCCGGCCAGTGCCTGGTCCAGCTCGGCGACATGGCGGCCGTCGAGCCAGTGGGAGGCGTGTGCGAGCAGCAGATCGCGGCCCGTCTCCAGCACCGGCTGGACCCACCAGCCCAGCCAGTACCAGGAGTTGAGGGTGCGTCGGTGGCGGGCGCGCATCTCACCGAAGCGGTCGCGGTGCCGGTGCATCCGCAGCAGTGCGATGGAGGTGTCGGCGCGCAGTGCGTGCAGGCCGAGCCAGGCGTCGGCCATCGTCGGATCGAGTCGTACGGCGGCCCGGAACTCCTCCTCCGCCTGCGGATAGGCGCCCACGGTGTAGGCGTCGACCGCGCGCAGCCAGGCGAGCTCGGCCGGGGCGGGCGAACCCTGAGTGCCGAAATCCATCCCGTCCCCCCACAAAACGTCCCCCGTGTACCGCCGGGCGAGTGCCCGGCCGCGGCTCCCTAACCGGCATACGGCGGACGGGAGTTGACCGTCTCCGCGCACACCTCGGTCCCTGGCCTGCGGTGGCACGGACTCGCATGGTACCTGCGGGATCGGCGCGGGCCGTAGAGGGCGGTACGGGGCAAGAGCGGGCGACCGGGCACGACGCGACGGCGTGAAGAGTGCGGTGACCCAGGGTGAGGGAGAGAGGGTGCCCGGCGGCGCCACGGGCTGGTTTTGCACAGAACGAAGCCCCCGATCACGGGGGAACAACCGGGGGCTTCGCATCTGTGGGCGGTCCGTTGAACCGCACATTGAGAACGTAAGTCCTGTACGCCCCCCAGGTCAAGCCGAGTTGAGGCACTCGGCGGGACCCTGTCGGCGTCGTCGGGCGCGTCGGCCGTGGTCCGCTACGGAGCGTGAAATGCGGGGCCGCTCAGGGTGTTCCGGAAGGTCCCACGATCACCTCGTAGCCCATCTGCCCCTGGTGCACCAGGAAATCGGCGTAGGGGCGCGAAGGATCCGCTGCGAAGTGCGCGCGCTCCGCCGGAATCCAGCCACTCCAGAACGCGGAGAGCCCTGGCCCGTCCCGGAGTTGACCCCTTTCCCAGGAGTGTTCGCTCGCCAGTTCCATCCACAGCAGGCACGCCAGATACGGCCGCAGCGCCCGCCGGCCCGCGCCCACGCCTTCGACCAGCACCAGCGGCGCGGGCGCGAGCGCACGCTCCTCGGTGAAGGCCCCGCGCACCCAGTCGTAGACGCCGTAGCGCGCCGTCTCCCCCCGGGACAGCGGCGCGAGGATCTGGGCACCGAACCGCTCACTCCAGGCGAACAACTCCTCATGGGTGGCGAGGTCGTCGGTGTGCACCACCGGCGCCCCGCCCAGCTCCTCGGCCAGCCGCCCGGCGAAGGTGCTCTTGCCCGATCCCGCGTGCCCGTCCACCGCGATCAGCCGCACCGGGCCGCAGGAGGGCGGCGCGGTGCGCAGCCGGGCGGCGAGCGAAGCCAGGTCAGGGTCCATTGCGCCAGCGTACGCGCGGGGCTCCGGCCCCCTCATGCCAGTGGTCCACACCAATATTCCTCCGGCGACGCGCGTCGTAGCGCCTTCCGAAGCGGGCCCGCAACGGGAATAGTTGAGCCACTGCCGACCCGCCCGTGCCCACCCGCGGCCCCGGCCCGACCTTCGCACCCGCTCGTACGCATCCGACTGGGGGACCTCCACCATGACCAGCTCCGCGCCCCGGCGCACCGTCCTGGCCGCCGCGCTAGCCGCCGCGGCGGGTGTCGCCACCCCCTCGGCCCAGGCCGTCGACGCCTCCCGCAGACCCGCCGCGGGTACCGCCGCTCCCACCGCCACCACCCCGGACGCCCCCGCGCGCCGATCGAAGAGCCTCGTGGACTATCACGCCTGGACCACCACAGCCGACTGGACCAAGGGCCACGCCAAGGGCACCGTCCTCGCGCCCGGGGCCCGGCCGGGCATCCGCCTGGCGCGCCCGGCCGGCACCTCCGACTACAAAGACCCGCACACCGGCAGGACCACCCGCTGGGAATACGCCACCTGGACCTCCCCGGTCCACCGTCTGGGGACCCCGGCCACCGAGGTCGTCGCCTCCTGGAACGCCCACACCCCGCCCGGCACGTGGATCGCCGTCGCCCTGCGCGGCACCTACACCGACGGCGGCCGCACCCCCTGGTACGTCATGGGCCGCTGGACCTCCGGCGACGGCGCCACCGACATCCGGCGCACCTCCGTCGACGACCAGAAGGACGGCAAGAGCAGCGTCTCGACCGACACCTTCGCCATCGACAACCCGGCGAGCGGCCTCCGCCTGGCCTCCTACGAGCTCCGCGTCACCCTCTACCGCAAGCCCGGCGGCACCCTCACCCCCACCGTCTGGCGGCTGGGTGCCATGGGCTCGGACCTCCCCGACCGCTTCGAGGTGCCGGCGTCCGCGCCCGGACGGGTCGGCCGCGAGCTGGTCGTCCCGCGCTACTCGCAGGAGATCCACAAGGGCCAGTACCCGGAGTACGACAACGGGGGCGAGGCCTGGTGCAGCCCCACCTCCTCCCAGATGATCGTCGAATACTGGGGCCGCAAGCCCACCCAGCAGCAGCTGTCCTGGGTCAACCCCGACTACGCCGACCCCCAGGTCTGCCACGCCGCCCGCCACACCTTCGACTACCAGTACGAAGGCTGCGGCAACTGGCCCTTCAACGCCGCCTACGCCGCCACCTACCGCGACCTGCAAGGCGTAGTGACCCGCCTCTCCTCCCTCACGGACGTCGAACGCCTCATCCACGCTGGCATCCCGGTCATCACCTCCCAGTCCTTCCTGAAGACCGAACTCGACGGCGCGGGCTACGGCACCGCCGGCCATCTGATGACCGTCGTCGGCTTCACCGAGGCTGGCGACATCATCGCCAACGACCCGGCCGCACCGGACAACGCCGCGGTCCGGCGCGTTTACAAGCGCCGGCAGTTCGAGAACAT
This genomic stretch from Streptomyces nigrescens harbors:
- a CDS encoding peptidase C39 family protein, with the translated sequence MTSSAPRRTVLAAALAAAAGVATPSAQAVDASRRPAAGTAAPTATTPDAPARRSKSLVDYHAWTTTADWTKGHAKGTVLAPGARPGIRLARPAGTSDYKDPHTGRTTRWEYATWTSPVHRLGTPATEVVASWNAHTPPGTWIAVALRGTYTDGGRTPWYVMGRWTSGDGATDIRRTSVDDQKDGKSSVSTDTFAIDNPASGLRLASYELRVTLYRKPGGTLTPTVWRLGAMGSDLPDRFEVPASAPGRVGRELVVPRYSQEIHKGQYPEYDNGGEAWCSPTSSQMIVEYWGRKPTQQQLSWVNPDYADPQVCHAARHTFDYQYEGCGNWPFNAAYAATYRDLQGVVTRLSSLTDVERLIHAGIPVITSQSFLKTELDGAGYGTAGHLMTVVGFTEAGDIIANDPAAPDNAAVRRVYKRRQFENIWLRTKRKNAEGKVVGGSGGVCYLYFPARPSAVQRRALAEVGVR
- a CDS encoding hemolysin family protein, which encodes MTLVQLLFAVLLVLANGFFVGAEFALVSVRRSQIEPLATEGSTRARQVLHGLENLPQMMAAAQFGITVCSLTLGAVAEPTVAHLLEPLFEAVHLPAALVHPLGYVIALALVVFLHLVIGEMVPKNLAMAAPEKTALWFSPGLVAFARLCRPVTALLGACARGVLRLFRVEPKDEVEAVFTSEQLTHLVEDAGQAGLLEPAEQEQLSDVLELGSRPVTDVLLDRAGLVTVEPTVTPRQVEELTVRTGYSRFPVCAPGGAYMGYLHVKDVLDLEERDRAVPQRIWHPMTTLRAELPLDDALTAMRRAASHLAAVADATGRVLGLVALEDVLEMLVGEVRDPAHRRAPAARSRRAAEDRVGEPREEAPLPAEDRALAG
- a CDS encoding AAA family ATPase, whose amino-acid sequence is MDFGTQGSPAPAELAWLRAVDAYTVGAYPQAEEEFRAAVRLDPTMADAWLGLHALRADTSIALLRMHRHRDRFGEMRARHRRTLNSWYWLGWWVQPVLETGRDLLLAHASHWLDGRHVAELDQALAGCPPVDTDPQVRFLHACRAYLVKDWDQLVRHTEPLLSDPVLGIEAGLFGGMARVRLEMYGQAEPLLAAALMRCRSEQPQRKELRYWLARAHEGTGRSAAALPLYRAVHRVDPAFMDTAARLAAIAEGDGLDEGSDLATVSAAGLGQEAGGDPDPPAPLDPADGRELLVTGEADGPDGEVGGAPAAGDAAARVKATAPVPRGAERLPAGPADPVLLEKALAELERMVGMEPVKRQVRALSAQLRMARLRAGQGLPVQPPKRHFVFSGPSGTGKTTVARILGRVFYALGLLGGDHLVEAQRSDLVGEFLGQTAVKANELIDSALGGVLFVDEAYSLSNSGYSKGDAYGDEALQVLLKRAEDNRDRLVVILAGYPEGMDRLLAANPGLSSRFTSRVDFPSYRPLELTAIGEVLAAENGDRWDEEARDELCSISGHVVEQGWIDELGNGRFLRTLYEKSCAYRDLRLSTWRGTPTRDDLATLRLPDLMQAYGEVFSGRGPDQQGRPEF
- a CDS encoding uridine kinase family protein, whose product is MDPDLASLAARLRTAPPSCGPVRLIAVDGHAGSGKSTFAGRLAEELGGAPVVHTDDLATHEELFAWSERFGAQILAPLSRGETARYGVYDWVRGAFTEERALAPAPLVLVEGVGAGRRALRPYLACLLWMELASEHSWERGQLRDGPGLSAFWSGWIPAERAHFAADPSRPYADFLVHQGQMGYEVIVGPSGTP